A single region of the Salicibibacter cibi genome encodes:
- a CDS encoding AbgT family transporter, with protein MAETAKRKGFFQRFLDFIERTGNRLPHPVTLFAILAIIVMIISAIVAGFDISVEDPAEPGETLEVLNLLSAEGIEYIFTSMVDNFIGFAPLGVVLATMLGIGVCEQSGLISACLRGFVLAIPKRLITAGLVFAAIMSSVASDAGYVVLPPLGALIYSALNRHPLAGLATAFAGVSGGFSANLLLSATDPMLAELTRGAAATIDPQYAETMNIAMNYWFIIASTFLLTIVGTWVSEKIVEPRLGVWDGGFSGELEQISATEKRGITWAVVSVLIAAGAMSLLVVPEWGPMRGDGPQPIVESPFMESLVVVLLILFFIPGLVYGIVTKETRSDADVVKQMSDTMSSMAMFIVLAFTAGQFIAYFDETNLGLILGIYGGELLNNFDIGGFPVLIGFLLLTAFINLFVGSASAKWAMLAPVFVPIMMQVGYSPELTQSTYRVADSTTNIITPLMTYFAVIIAFAQQYDKKMGIGTLISVMLPFSIFFLIAWSLLLFVWVFFGWDLGPNSPIYYNP; from the coding sequence ATGGCAGAAACAGCAAAACGAAAAGGGTTTTTCCAACGTTTTCTCGATTTTATCGAAAGAACTGGCAACAGGCTGCCCCATCCGGTCACATTATTCGCGATTTTAGCGATTATCGTCATGATCATTTCCGCGATTGTCGCCGGTTTTGATATCAGCGTGGAAGATCCCGCGGAACCCGGTGAAACGCTTGAAGTCTTGAATTTGCTCTCCGCGGAAGGGATTGAGTACATATTTACGAGCATGGTCGATAATTTCATCGGCTTTGCGCCGCTCGGTGTCGTGCTGGCAACGATGCTCGGGATCGGGGTATGCGAACAGAGCGGTCTTATCAGCGCCTGCTTGCGCGGGTTTGTCCTTGCTATTCCCAAACGCTTAATTACAGCTGGTTTAGTGTTCGCGGCCATTATGTCCAGCGTCGCTTCCGATGCAGGTTACGTCGTCCTTCCGCCGCTGGGCGCACTCATCTATTCAGCACTCAATCGCCATCCCCTTGCAGGGTTGGCGACGGCATTTGCCGGTGTATCCGGCGGCTTCAGTGCCAATTTATTGCTGTCGGCAACTGACCCTATGCTTGCCGAACTCACACGGGGCGCAGCTGCAACGATTGATCCGCAATACGCGGAAACGATGAACATCGCGATGAACTATTGGTTTATTATCGCGTCAACTTTTTTATTAACAATTGTTGGCACGTGGGTTTCGGAAAAAATTGTAGAGCCGCGGCTTGGCGTCTGGGATGGGGGATTTAGCGGGGAACTGGAACAGATCAGCGCTACGGAAAAAAGAGGCATTACATGGGCGGTCGTATCTGTATTGATTGCGGCCGGGGCCATGAGCCTGCTCGTCGTGCCGGAATGGGGGCCGATGCGTGGGGATGGCCCGCAGCCTATCGTCGAGTCCCCCTTTATGGAATCACTTGTCGTTGTTTTGCTTATTTTATTTTTCATCCCCGGGCTCGTCTACGGCATTGTGACAAAAGAAACGCGAAGCGATGCAGACGTCGTCAAGCAAATGTCCGATACCATGTCTTCTATGGCAATGTTTATCGTGCTTGCTTTTACCGCAGGCCAATTTATCGCTTACTTTGACGAAACAAATCTGGGATTGATTCTCGGCATTTACGGCGGTGAACTCCTGAATAATTTCGATATCGGTGGCTTCCCGGTCCTTATCGGGTTCCTCTTGCTTACGGCGTTTATTAACCTATTCGTCGGCAGTGCATCGGCAAAGTGGGCAATGTTAGCTCCGGTTTTCGTCCCGATCATGATGCAGGTCGGCTATTCACCGGAGCTAACCCAATCGACGTATCGTGTGGCGGACTCGACAACGAATATCATCACTCCGCTCATGACGTATTTTGCCGTGATTATTGCCTTCGCTCAGCAATACGACAAGAAAATGGGCATCGGAACGCTCATTTCCGTGATGTTGCCATTCTCGATATTTTTCTTGATCGCCTGGTCTCTTCTCTTGTTCGTATGGGTATTTTTCGGATGGGATCTTGGACCGAATTCGCCGATCTATTATAATCCGTAA
- a CDS encoding DUF2399 domain-containing protein: MQRITDVYPAIADRVWIVENSGVYSSLLDSVPNAPLICTHGQFKLAALQLMDMLVDSNVTLVYAGDIDPEGVAMADRLLARYPYGAKLWRMDVSSYHQSLSDNHMEAERLAKLLNVTNEALLPVVREMKEEGKAGYQEGLLSLLAEDLHQGLVGK, from the coding sequence TTGCAACGGATAACTGATGTTTATCCGGCAATCGCCGATCGGGTATGGATCGTGGAAAATTCCGGCGTGTATTCAAGTCTCTTAGATTCTGTTCCCAACGCACCTCTCATTTGCACACACGGGCAATTCAAGTTAGCGGCATTGCAATTGATGGATATGCTCGTCGATTCCAACGTCACGCTTGTTTATGCCGGTGATATCGACCCCGAAGGAGTAGCGATGGCAGACCGTTTGCTTGCTCGTTATCCTTATGGCGCTAAGTTATGGCGGATGGATGTTTCGTCTTATCATCAGTCGCTATCGGATAATCATATGGAAGCGGAACGCTTGGCCAAGCTTTTGAATGTAACCAATGAAGCACTGCTGCCGGTCGTACGCGAAATGAAAGAGGAGGGAAAAGCCGGATATCAGGAAGGGCTATTGTCGCTGTTGGCGGAGGATTTGCACCAAGGGTTGGTGGGGAAATAA
- a CDS encoding TIGR02679 domain-containing protein → MLDEALAYFQGKSGFRRLFPLFRKKMESLGRVGGSVDITDFKDTELEEIAVFFGSTKEVLLQKKKIYLLRFEKKLGETRFAGVGVRALLEGYFNEKIVSKKETHEQKRESEERTLVHWGAQYPDLTHWFDYLRTRGPDTYWVYRLLESGRLAELVPVLHDAVRNLTEEPIRLPVFSQKVSGDPHTFDMNQDAGKLLMHVLQIKSGCPPINGSEEATRLLESFYILRDDITNNVTVANLLADVGETVHPLWQAAVDTQSVLNIPYANCNG, encoded by the coding sequence ATGTTGGATGAAGCATTAGCCTATTTTCAAGGAAAGAGCGGTTTTCGACGGCTCTTTCCTCTTTTTCGCAAAAAAATGGAATCACTCGGGCGCGTGGGGGGATCTGTCGATATTACAGATTTCAAAGACACAGAGCTTGAGGAGATTGCTGTTTTTTTTGGCAGTACGAAAGAGGTTCTTTTACAAAAAAAGAAGATCTATTTGCTTCGCTTTGAAAAGAAACTGGGTGAGACACGCTTTGCCGGTGTAGGTGTCCGCGCGTTGTTGGAAGGTTACTTTAATGAAAAAATCGTTTCCAAAAAAGAAACCCACGAACAAAAACGAGAGTCGGAAGAACGAACGCTCGTGCATTGGGGAGCGCAATATCCGGATCTCACACACTGGTTCGATTATTTGCGCACGCGTGGTCCGGATACCTATTGGGTATACCGGTTGCTTGAAAGCGGAAGGTTAGCCGAGCTAGTGCCAGTTCTCCATGATGCGGTTCGAAACCTTACCGAGGAGCCGATCCGATTGCCGGTGTTTAGCCAGAAGGTGAGCGGGGATCCGCACACTTTTGACATGAACCAAGATGCCGGCAAGCTTTTGATGCACGTATTGCAGATTAAAAGCGGGTGTCCTCCTATCAATGGGAGTGAAGAGGCGACAAGACTTCTGGAATCTTTTTATATCCTTCGGGATGATATTACAAACAATGTCACGGTGGCGAATCTGCTGGCGGATGTTGGAGAAACAGTACACCCTTTATGGCAGGCAGCTGTGGATACACAATCCGTGCTCAATATCCCTTACGCGAATTGCAACGGATAA